DNA from Drosophila suzukii chromosome 2R, CBGP_Dsuzu_IsoJpt1.0, whole genome shotgun sequence:
ACGCTCGGGAGAAAGTGTTGAAACAACATTTGACTAAAGCCACGCCCATAGCAAAAAGAACGGGTTATGCGCTGAGGTGGGCATAAATTCTTAATGCCCCGCCTTTTGGATTTTGGAGTATGTGCCTGGAATTCATCATAAAGCGGGGAAAGAGTTTGGAGTAGGTCGCTCCAGCCTCGAACCTCGGGCCCCGAGCCATGCATAAATAAGCAACAGCCATccatctatatatctatctatctttcCATATGTCCTTCCATATGCTCTTCAGCCAAGTCAGGGGCAATATTGGGCAAAATGCAAACGTTTGCCACTTGACAAACACGCGCCTGTGATTTGCTCAACCTTCCTACTTCATTCccgatatacaatttttatgaCACTCGCAAATGCTGCGATATCTTCCCCAAAAACCCTGAGACACATGGAGAATGTTTGGCTGCACAGCTGAGGATGTTGAATGTTGGGAATGGATGGATGGCCACTTTGCATTATTCATGCAACGTCAAGGAAGCAAACAAATTGATAACTTTATCGGCAAAACATGCAATGAAATGTCTAAAATGGCTGAATTCCCCATGAACTTTCGCTGACTGTTGTGTGATTTGCATTCGAATCGTTTCTGACTGTCTAAATCTTAAGCTCCACCCCGTTGGTTATTTCAAGATTTTATATTCCTTGGTGACAGGGCATTTCAAGTATGCACACAAATTGCACTCGGGATGCGTCTGTGCTGGCTTATAGCCCTTTTGGTCTTTTGGCCACCAACCTGGTTAAGTGTCAACTGCCGGCGACACCTGTAAATTGTGGTTAACACACGGCCACCATCCCTGCCTTCCCTTCTTTTTTGGTGGCAGTGTCCGCTTTGCGGTCAAATGAAATTTCTAAAATGTTTTCCTTTGTTTTATGGCGCAGAAATCCCTCCTCGCCTCCAGCTTTTGGTTCTGGCGTAGGAAATGCCGCGAGTTCCGTGACTGGGCAGCGGATCCGTTTGCCCATTAAGTCCGGAAATTGTTAGCACGTTAGTTAAGGTCAGTTAGCCAAGTTAGCGGGCGAGCTGGGGACCACCGAGAAGTTGGGGAGGTTGGGAAATAACTTTCCACAATGTCGCAGCGATGATAAGGCTGCTCGTGCTATATCTTCTAAGTATTTTCACCAAGATGTATTTGATATGCAAATATAGAAATATTTACTATAGGCTGTATTTATGTATTCTAGGAAATCGCTGCGATTCTTATCAGCTTTGATAAGCATGGCGAGTGGCAGTCCAAAGAGGTTCGAACCAGGTGAgtcattaaaaataaaaatgccttctaagaAATCCCAATTCAATAGGAAtttgtattatattataatgttataacacatcttaaatatttatacctTCTTTGGTTTCGGctaaaaaacaaattagtgccgatttctcaatgtcatgttaaCTTTTGTCATAAAGTTAAATTCTCGTGTTAAAAACATGTAGTTTCTCAATATCATGTTAGTTTGCAATTACTAACTCAAACGTATGTTTACAGACTCTGTTCGTAAAACATCACATTGAGAAAACAAACTTATCTCTGCAAACAATTTAACTTCAGGTTAGCTTTATCTGACATATAGCAAACTACAACCTTAACATTACATTGTAATATCAGTCCTTTATAGTATTATTTAAAGTAATTTTCAATAATTATTACAAACTTGATACATTTTTAGCTTAAGATCTTAACTTTATTTCCTAAATAACCTTTGTATTATCCCACTTTAGACCCAAGAGCGGATCGCTGTTGCTGTACTCTAGGAAGAAGGTGCGCTATAGACGCGATGGATACTGCTGGAAGAAACGCAAGGATGGGAAGACAACGCGCGAGGATCACATGAAGCTGAAAGTCCAAGGCACTGAGGTGAGTTCAGATACCTATTTGTCGTGATCTAGAGCCATTTCTGGCTGCACAATTAGGCAATTAGCCGGAATCGTTTTTCAGCCATTACCATCATTTGTCAAGGGTTTAAAAAAAGGGACTTCAATTTCCCGACTTCCTTGGAGCTccctgtttttttttctttttcgttCTTGACCGTATGGGGGTTCCTTTGGGTGAGTTATGATTTCCCGCCGGAAGTTGACAGAAACTTACGGTGTCCTCCCCTTATTCCTCCAGGCAATCCGTCCGTGGCAAGTGTTTGCCCAAGGATGTGTGCAACGTCGCCGCTGCCTGCTAATGAAATAAGCCTTGCCAAGGGTTAAGCTTATTTataatgtctgtctgtcggaGTATCTATCCCCCAACCAGGCCATTACAGAAACATAAAAACATTTGGCAATTTCACGCCAATTTTTTCCAACAGCTCCTTCGccgtttgtttttattttaatttttattttaatacattCGCAAGTGAACGTGGCCGGCGAAGATTTATGCAGTTGGCAGTGCCGGCGGGGTGCCGTCTTCTTACATGATAACTGGGCCCAAACGAGGCAGATAGTACAAAGGAAATGCCAAGGCGAAGCTGAAGAAGTCAGCGGCATATCGCGGCCAACGAGAGAGCCAACAAATTTATCAGCGGGTAGAAGAAATTccttacaaaaaaatatataaactaaGATAGAAAAAAGGGAAGGAAAAAACTCCAAAGGACAAGAAAAATGCGCAACGAAATGTTTTATAAGTCAGGGAAACCCTTTTCCTCAGCTCTTCCGTTTCGAACCGTTGGTTTTTCGGCCtgagtttgagtttgagtCCTGATTTTTGGCACTTACCAAGACCAAGTGGCGCCCCCTAGCGTGGGCGGTTGGTAATTTAATTTGAGCTCCACTAGCTCTTCGTTTTTATGTTTTCCAATTAAATGGATTTCTTCTCCACGGGGCAAAACGAGCTGCGTGTGGAGCTGAGTGGGAATTCCCCAAGTTTTAGCCCTTTTTTATGCTCTTGTTTGTCTTGCCGAATTGATAAATTGAATTTCCTTCGATTGCTGCCCCCTCTTTTCCACAGTGCATCTATGGTTGTTATGTACACTCGGCCATATTGCCCACATTTCATCGCAGATGTTACTGGCTGTTGCAGGTAAGTTCGGAATCCCTCGGTTCTTCTGACACATTTTAATCCCGGGAGGATGTTTTCCACCTTCTATAAATAGAATCCGGACATTGTTTTGGTGCACTACCTGAATGTCCCGTATCCGGATGATAATAAAATGGCCGTGATTGCACCCAGTATCACGCTGTGGGGCGATAAAAAGGAGTGGACCAAGGAAGAGTTGGTCAGCCAGCTGAAGCCTATGCGTAAGTTTAGATTTTTACTAATATTTATGATTCttaatttttagtttatattttaattttaatattaattatacccgttactcgtagagtaaaagggtatactagattcgtcggaaagtatgtaacaggcagaaggaagcgttcccgtagtatatatattcttgatcaggatcactagccgagtcgatctagccatgtccgtctgtccgtctgtctgtccgtccggatgaacgctgagatctcggaaactatgggagctaggctattgagatttggcgtgcagattcctgagcttcttatgcagcgcaagtttgtttcagcaatgtgccatgcccacactaacgcccacaaaccgcccaagcctgtgtcggccacagttttcatgctagataaaaaattttaactgtctaccgccggtaggtggcgtatttaaatctcgatttgctgcttgcatatttccatttccctttggtccctttagctgagtaacgggtatctgatagtcgaggtactggactatagcgttcttccttattttttatttgtgagTATCTGTACATTAAAAGTGTCTGTAAATGCTATTGGGCCTGCATCCTTTAGGAACCATATATTTCTAAATATCCATGTTAGAGAAGAACCCCTTTCTTATAAGCAAGACATTAATCTTTATATAAGGTATATACTTTCTTAGTATGACTTAAGATTTATAATCTAGAACTTGTTGTAATTTGTTGAACTAAAGCAGTTTTTTAATATAGTTCTTTgtcaattttatttatatttagtacattttatttatttaaataaaggTATTTAAGGAGTAGATACTTTTTCCAATTTCTAAagacattttcaaaaaaattatttaatcttATGAGCTTAAATATTGATACACAGAGCTTATGAAAACAATTAACTTATTCAGTTTGTTTTTAATGACATTATTAACATCTGGCATGTTTTTAGTCTCCACAGTTAATTCGGATGATGACTCCGACTCGGGCAACGATATAGAGATTTCGGTGAGTGCAGAGCTGATTGAAACCCTGTCTTAAAGATAACTAAGTTGGATTTCCCTACTTAGACGGCTGAGACGGTGGAGTCCATAGTTTGCCAGCTGATGGAGAAGCAGAGGCTGTCCCGCCAGGCGGCGCTGGTGAAGCAGCTGGACTGCGGCTGCGGGGATGGAGGATGTGCGGACGGGAAGAACTGCACGCATCCGGTGATGCGGCGGTCGGGCGCCATGCTGAAGTCCTCGGTGCAGGAGAAGCGGCTGGGCGAGACCTTCAACGGCAACACGCCCAACGTGGTGGTGGCCAGCAAGCTCTACTCCCGATGGGCGGAGCGGCCCCGGCAGCACCTGGACAATCACGGCCAGTTCCACAATGTGACGCAACAGTTGCCGCAGGAGTCGGCCATCAAGTTCCAGATCATtccgccgcagcagcagcaacagcagcagcagcaggatgGGAActatcagcagcagcagcagtatcGAGGAGCCAGTCAAATGCTGGCTGCCAGGAACAATCTGGTgatgcaacagcaacagcagcagcaataccaccagcaacagcagcagcaccagcaacagcagcagcagcagcaacacttGAGCCTGCAGCGATTTGTTGCCAGTCAAAGTCAGAATTCGGTGCATCTCAATCAGCAGCACAGGCTGCAAATAGCCAATACAACGATCACAGCCACAGCCAGAGATCCTGGGACGACTTCTGCAGCAGCGGCGGTCGCCTCAAATGTTATGGACACCGAACTAATTGAAAACCAAAGCCACATGACCGCAAACAAAATCACAAACcccggcagcagcagcaatagcAGTAGCAGCAATGCCAGCAAGCAATTAGCAGCTCAAACAAACAACGAATTAAATGTCGTAAATAATAACGACCCCGGCAACAATAACTTTATGTACaatcaacagcagcaacttAATGCttccagcaacagcaacaacagcagccagcagcagcagcaacattatTATAAATTGCAACAGACAACAGCAACCCCAGCTAGTGGTCAGCCGCCTCCTCTGGCGCAAGTGCAGCCCCATCCTCCCGTGGAGGCCATGTGCATGTCGCCCGAGCATCGCCAGCAGCCACCACCACCTGCAACATCTTCGGCCGGCAGCAACCCCTCCTCCATATCAACAATATCCGCACctacatccacatccacatccacaccCACATCGGGCACTTCGTCCACTTCGAGTTCCTTACAATCGATTATCGATGGCAATCAGCAGCAACAAATTACAACGACGTCGACGGCAGCAACTTGTGATAATTTAATGAGCGCCAATGCGCTCTCTGAGGTGAGTAGCCCGACCGCAGAATCGCCTGCAATCATTGTATTTATGTTGATTAAATTCAAACTTATTTCGACAGCaggacagcagcaacaatcaGGCCACAGAAGCCCTCAGCAGGAGTCAGCCGGCCCAGCCCCTCACCCAAAATGGTTGTGCAACCTTCAGTGCTTCCAGTGATAACAGCAGCCAAATTAGTGACGAGAGCAGCAGCTTTGGCGGCAACAATCAGAACAGcagccacagcagcagcagcagcagcgaggAGGAGCCCCCGGCAGAGGCGTTGAGCTTCTTCAACGAAACGCTGGATCTGTCCCACGAGGATATCCAGCGCACCTTGATAGCCAACATGCCGTACAATGGGACAGGAGCAACAGGAGGAGTGACGCCACCCAGTACAACGATAGCAACAGGCAGCAGCAAACTGGAGACCAATCCCCAGGAGGCGGAGAAGAAACCCTCACAAGGGGCAGCTGAACCCGAAACGGAGGTGGAAGAGGATGAAACGGACGATGTGTTCGCCAATCTGGACGCGTTCGATATGCTCGTGGAGTTTCCCGAGCTGGATCTGGACGACAAGCAGGCCCTGAATAACACAGCCCTGGAGCAGAGCTCCTTCTTGGGAGAGGCACCGCCATCGCAGCCACACCGCAAAGTCCATAACATATGCGATTTCAGTCCAGAGTGGTCGTATACGGAGGGAGGCGTCAAGGTTCTGGTGGCCGGTCCATGGACGAGCTCGAGTGGCGGGGCCTACACGGTGCTCTTCGATGCCCAACCCGTGCCCACGCAACTGGTGCAGGAGGGAGTGCTTCGCTGCTATTGTCCCGCCCACGAGGCGGGCTTTGTGACCCTCCAAGTGGCCTGCGGCGGATTCCTCGTCTCCAACTCGGTGATGTTCGAGTACAAGCTGTCCCTGCTGGCCGATGCTCCCTTCGATGCCAGCAGCTCCAACGATTGCCTGTACAAGTTCACCCTGCTCAATCGCCTGTCCACCATCGATGAGAAGCTGCAGGTGAAGACGGAGCGAGAGCTTACGGTACGGAATGGTTTCTGTATGTGTATAtcttacattaaaaaaattccCTTTTTACCAGACCGATCACTCTGCTCTCTATTTGGAGCCCAACTTTGAGGAGAAGCTGGTGGCCTATTGCCACCGGCTGATCAAGCACGCCTGGAGCATGCCCAGCACAGCTGCCTCCTGGTCAGTGGGATTGCGTGGCATGACCCTGCTCCATTTGGCCGCCGCCTTGGGCTATGCCAAACTGGTAGGCGCCATGCTCAATTGGCGGTCGGAGAATCCACATATCATACTGGAAACCGAACTGGATGCACTCAGCCAGGATGTCTATGGCTTTACCCCCCTCGCCTGGGCCTGTGTGCGTGGCCATGTGGAGTGCTCTCTGTTGCTCTACAAGTGGAACCACAATGCGCTGAAGATCAAGACCCAAGCGCAGCAGACGCCACTGGATTTGGCTAGCATGCGGGGACACAAACATTTGCTGGCCCAGATGTTCCGGCTGGAGAAGGAGCGCTGCCGGAAGCCACAATTGCGCGGTGGCCTGGCCAATCTGTCCATGAACATTGGTGTGGAAGCGGAGACGGAGGAGCAACACCAGAGCTTCAGTGGCTTTGATCTGGAACTCCAGCGCAAGCATGATGGGGTGTTTCTGAGACCTGTTGCTGTGCATAGGTAGGGCTTCATTGATTAAATTCGAATTAATTggtattatatatatatatgtatatcccAACCAAAGCAATCAGAGTCCACCCAACAACAGCAGTCGCTACTCCAAGCGTTCCTCCATCGATAGTGGCATTAACATGGATATACGCAGCAAATCGGGCAAACCCTTGGCCAGGCTTCATAGGTAAGACAGAAAAACCAATCCTTGGAACCTCTATAGCTCTACCTTCTTTCCAGCAACTTTGACAGCCATGACAACTATGCTCTGGGTGTGGATTCCCCACTGGACTCCCTGACCGGAACCAACTGCCTGCTGTCACCGCTGCGCAAAATGGACTTTGCCCTCTGTAAGTCGGGGGATGAGTTTCTGCATGTACTTAACTCCTAGTTATAGACTACTATATGGAACCAAATGCTCAAATTTTCTCGGTAAATTCAAACTAGGCGAGGTGTCCACGGGCGAATCGAGTCCCGTGCACGAGAAAGATTGCGACGACAACTCGACGAGCGCGACCGACGTGACCATTGGCAATGACTTGGCCCTGCCCGATGCCGTTGTAGGTCAGTGATGGCGGACCGATCCCGCCCAGCTCCACTCTCAATCCAATCTCAAACTGTCAAACCCGTAACCAATTCACCCGTTATCTGTACTGTagctaaaaactaaaaaaaaagcaTACTAACTAACCATATGGGGCTGGCTAATCGAtgttgttgatgttgttgttgctattgCTGTTTGTTGTTATATGTACTCATGTGTATTTTTGGGGGGCGGGGGTTGGGGAGCTCGTTTAATCAATGTAAATGTTCGTTATTAATATTGGTTGCTGGTTGTGCGCCCCTAAATGTGCGCTTTTATCGATGTCTACACTTAACCGATTACTAATTTTGAACTAACAAACACTCGCCGCCTAATTAACCACGAATTGATCGTTGTAAATATGAATAAACCGAGGTGTATGTAAATAGCTAGCTAAACACTCAATGCTTGTCGGTGtataatacaaataataataattaaccGTGCCCAACAACGACTTTGTTTATCGTGATCAATTTGGAGACTCATTACTGTAGCTTTGTCAATTTAGGCtcaattaaaacattttggcTAATTGAGCTTAAAGCTAGAAAGACAAATATATATGAAAATGTAAATCTGTACATGAAAATGTCCAATTCAATTATGTAGACTCGTTTGTCATGTATTTGTATGAATCTTGAAGTTTGGAACTGGTTTAGTAATATTTTTGGAATATTTTCAGGGGACTCTGATGCCAAAGTACTGACCCTAGCTGAACACATAATAGCAGCTATGCCAGAAAGGATCAAGGTGGGTTTTTAGAGTCTTTTTTAATATCCCTTAAATACTCTATACATATTTTGTATAATCTCTCCAGAATGAAGCCGATGAAATGATGGTGCTTGGTAGTCCCTTGACGGAACCCCTCACTTCGGAGTCTTCGGCGCTAACAGACAGCTTTATGGATCCCCTGCTGGATTCGTTGCCTAATACCCACTTCGACAGCGACTTTAGCTTCGACTTCCATGACCACAGCTATCGCTATCATGATGTCAGCACGCCCTGCTCCAGCTTGAGTCCGGCCAGTTCGGGACCGCTGCAGTCGCCAGCGAGCTATTCGATACTGGGAACCGATCCCTCGGTCAGCTCACCCAGTCCTCCGCCCTCCACCAAACAGCTGACGGAGTTCCTGCACGCCTCCAGCATCTCGCAGTATCCCTTCGAGGCGGACTTCTCCAAGCTAACCCTTACGGATACGGAGCAGCGAGAGCTCTACGAGGCGGCCAAGTGCATCCAGAAGGCCTATCGCTCGTACAAGGGCAGGCAGAAGCTGGAGGAGCAGAACAAAGAGCGGAGCGCCGCCACAGTGATCCAGAACTATTACAGGCGGTACAAGCAGTACGCCTACTACAGGCAGATGACCAATGCCGCGCTGGTTATCCAACATGGCTATCGGTCCTATCGCCGGAACAAGAGATTCAAGAAGAGCGGCCTGGGCCTGGGCAGCTCCAGTGATCACGGCAGTGTGAGCAGCAATTCGCAGTGCTTGTCGAGCTTCTACGATCACTACAAGCAGGATCAGCAGCAGCTGCACGAGATGGGTTCCCAGCCCAGCACGCCCAAGGAAACCAGTCCCTCGGGGCCCTTGAAGTGAGTGGATGAACTTACCACTCTACAAAACATTTACTAACCCATTTCCATGCCATTTCCCAGGCGTACCTATTCACAGTCCACCCAGAATCAAGCTGCCAGAAAAATTCAGCAGTTTATGAGACAATCACGCATCAAGTAAGTACCACTAATTGAGCCGACTAAGTAGACTTAATTTAACACTAAGCTAACACTCATGGGTAATGTAATTGCACGCAAGCATTTGGGATGGCAATTTGACGACTTTGGTAAGAACGTGTATAAGGTTTTGGTTTGTTTCTTTTTCagactttaattaattttttataattttgtatatattggttttatattttattaacacCATTTATTTTTCCCCTACACAGACTACAGAAAGAACGAGCCGAAAAAGAGAAGCTGGTGCACCAACGCAGGGCGGAATACCTTCAAAACTTGCAGTTTCAAGGGCAGCAGGAAATGTTGGTGTGCCACGAAAATAAGTAAGTCAGCTCATTTTGGTGTTCCTAATCGATATAAACTAATAAATCACTTTTTTATAGCATTTCTGTGCCGAGCAGTGGCAACACCAATGCGGGCAACAACAATCTACACCAAATACAATCCAATCAGTGAGGGTCAACTGAGTGAATTTTTAACATAGGAACACGGCTGCACGGTTCCATAAGAATTTATGAATAGCTTTAAAACCGAGTGAAACTTTCTACTTTCGTATTTGTTCCGATTTGGAAAACAATCCCAAGCACCTCTGTAGTGGAACTTTGTTTCAAAACTCTCTACAACACTGacaacacacacactctgAATATGTAGAAACTACCTGCACTTTGATTCATTTGCCTAAcgaattttaagaaaattatgAATAGAAACACACATTGTTTTCGAAGTGAACATAGCTTAGGTTAGTGGTCTTTTAAGGTATTACTTAAACCTAATCTTAACTCAAGATCGGACTCCAGGGAGAAGATGAGAACACAATTTTTCCATTTGTAAACTCGAAAGAACTTATTACTGACGCCtttgaaaaactttttaaCTCCAATTGTAGTAGAAAAACGTAGCCTGcaatatatacatattatatACATACGATTTAAACCAATATTACGCATGTGTATGCATCTATATAGTTACATTTGTATATAGATATTGCCTAACTAACTAAATTCTAGTCTATTTTAACGTACTACCAAGCTCTGCGATGCGACTAAGCTTGTCTCTAAAGCAAAATACgaaaaaaactaaacaaaaaatgaaaacctAAAGCATTAATCCTCGATCCTAACTAGTTGCTAACTGCTCTTTAGGTTTAAGCATAAGACTCTACTGAAAGTCCAAAGTTGTTGTTGATTTCTAAAATCAGATTCGTGTGGAGTGCGCAGCAACTACCAATCTATCATgtttcaaagaaaataaacccTATTCTAATTTCTAGAACGCAAGTACTTACGATAATGTGTACTAAGTCTTAACTTATCCGACTACATAGACTAAGCCTAGCTAATGATAgaagaaatcaaaagaaaggATAATGTATTGCAAGGGCACTAAGACCGAAATACATCCAAATCTGTGGACGGTCTGCCATAAAGGAGATTCAGGATTTTGAGATCTGGAATTTCCGActttctgctgctgcttcccCCAAACTTAACTGCTTGAAGACACAgccaaaaaaccaaaacatgCAAGAGAGAAAAGTTTTTAAACTAAATGTAACAATAAATGAATTtttgtaaattatttttgtCCGTCCACATTGTTAGCTTTCATAACATACCAacaagaacatatatacttacaaatatacaatatatataacATAGAAGGAGCTGATACTGATTCGATACGATAACTCaagaaacaatttttaaaggaCCCTTCAAGTTCGAAATAACAAACCCCGGCGACAGTTGAACGATGAATGTACATACACCAGCTCGAAACCTATGTCCAGCACATAGGATCAGAGACACTTACCTCCAGTAGTCCCAAAAAGAAGccacaaaacaaacaaactcACAAAACCCAAGTGCAAAGTATAGCAACTTCAAGTGCGAGAAAGTGAAATCTGCGAATGTTTGTCACAACCAGAAGCGCAGCTGTTGAGGGTGGATTGGGTGGGAATTAGGATCTATCACATTGTTAACTATTTAACTACGAACTATTATACTTAATTCGCACTATATTATTACTCTACGAAACTTTGATTGCATTTTGCTCTAACTTAACTATGTATAAATCTGATCAACTGATTCGAAATGAAGACTAAATACGATTTCACTACTCAACTGACTTAAGAATTGCAATCAATTTTGTTAACTGTTTTGGCAGGGTGTTAGACATGTACCAGCTGAATACTAAGCCCAATTAATTGCAATATTTGCACATACTACACACACACAGGACACGCCTGGCTcacaaaaaataagaaaagtaaacacacacacaatttATAAACCTCAAAGTAGCAACCTGAGTGTGTTTTAAAGGTGGGAAGTCTTTTTAGATAGAGGAAGGCCAAAAGGCAAAGAAAACTTAAGTACCTTAAGCCAATTGGCACTAAAACTAAACTTAAATCTAACaaacaattataaatacctataACAGACTATGGATCTATATCGAAGTGGTGGTGTCTGCGATCGTAGGGCATTTCCCCCGACCTAGTTTTGTTTGAACCCCTTTTTCTTCAACTGAACTAAAACTAAAATGCAACACCAAAATTGTTGATATCTAACGAAACTCTATACAATACGAAAAACTATTATAGCTAATGTAATTGGATATTTGGTACTCACATATCTGTTAGATAATTTATACCTACACTTCGTCCTAATAGAACTTCCAAGTGCGGCGCATGTACGAAGCAAGCATTCTACTTCAACTTCAACTAACTAACTAATCAACCTACCATCCAAGTTTGTCCCAAGAAATCCAAAATTCAGCTAATTGAACTGTTTGTTTCCGACTTTCAGCTTAGTAGACCAGCAAATAGGAACGGATATGAAACTGTTAACTAAACTTTTAAGCGAAATATACCTAGAGAGTAacctttttaaatattataccTTACTTGTATGGGATACTTAGCATGAACTAAACACATATATCTGCAAACTAAAGAATGTTTAACGAATCAACGTATTATAAATGTACAGACACAGACACTGATACACACACCCCAACCACACACACAACATaga
Protein-coding regions in this window:
- the Camta gene encoding calmodulin-binding transcription activator 2 isoform X6 produces the protein MENVPDISTSASSSSSSTSTSTLKLQSQINSKNVLIRSQSSGKLSSNEAKSAKATAATSTTTTLRAAKLKIGAMQQQKQQLQQQQQQQHQTANGSNIILLRGTRNENGQIIIQNKQDILSLLSEQQQQQQQEKSHSSTAITLNQLPTATTVARKTIVQTSSGTTSGSNSTISIVASGNSNNKEASSNTILLQTPINASQLESVLKAQERSKQANATQTKMVERPFMLKHASRSLSSESNCDSKSPFVLQTLKRLEKSQSILVIRNSAATSAAANTSMATSPPTGNGLATSSILSVTRTSKATKGVAGALHKLKAAAATVATSGGATSAGATSSSTATTILRLGKSATTLAINGGSKLEATTNTAATATAAATVTTTTSNKLPNAVTTEQQPQQQPSTTTQTNVPLGNDGEPIKLPDNLESLPRADSFPSQRHRWNTNEEIAAILISFDKHGEWQSKEVRTRPKSGSLLLYSRKKVRYRRDGYCWKKRKDGKTTREDHMKLKVQGTECIYGCYVHSAILPTFHRRCYWLLQNPDIVLVHYLNVPYPDDNKMAVIAPSITLWGDKKEWTKEELVSQLKPMLSTVNSDDDSDSGNDIEISTAETVESIVCQLMEKQRLSRQAALVKQLDCGCGDGGCADGKNCTHPVMRRSGAMLKSSVQEKRLGETFNGNTPNVVVASKLYSRWAERPRQHLDNHGQFHNVTQQLPQESAIKFQIIPPQQQQQQQQQDGNYQQQQQYRGASQMLAARNNLVMQQQQQQQYHQQQQQHQQQQQQQQHLSLQRFVASQSQNSVHLNQQHRLQIANTTITATARDPGTTSAAAAVASNVMDTELIENQSHMTANKITNPGSSSNSSSSNASKQLAAQTNNELNVVNNNDPGNNNFMYNQQQQLNASSNSNNSSQQQQQHYYKLQQTTATPASGQPPPLAQVQPHPPVEAMCMSPEHRQQPPPPATSSAGSNPSSISTISAPTSTSTSTPTSGTSSTSSSLQSIIDGNQQQQITTTSTAATCDNLMSANALSEDSSNNQATEALSRSQPAQPLTQNGCATFSASSDNSSQISDESSSFGGNNQNSSHSSSSSSEEEPPAEALSFFNETLDLSHEDIQRTLIANMPYNGTGATGGVTPPSTTIATGSSKLETNPQEAEKKPSQGAAEPETEVEEDETDDVFANLDAFDMLVEFPELDLDDKQALNNTALEQSSFLGEAPPSQPHRKVHNICDFSPEWSYTEGGVKVLVAGPWTSSSGGAYTVLFDAQPVPTQLVQEGVLRCYCPAHEAGFVTLQVACGGFLVSNSVMFEYKLSLLADAPFDASSSNDCLYKFTLLNRLSTIDEKLQVKTERELTTDHSALYLEPNFEEKLVAYCHRLIKHAWSMPSTAASWSVGLRGMTLLHLAAALGYAKLVGAMLNWRSENPHIILETELDALSQDVYGFTPLAWACVRGHVECSLLLYKWNHNALKIKTQAQQTPLDLASMRGHKHLLAQMFRLEKERCRKPQLRGGLANLSMNIGVEAETEEQHQSFSGFDLELQRKHDGVFLRPVAVHSNQSPPNNSSRYSKRSSIDSGINMDIRSKSGKPLARLHSNFDSHDNYALGVDSPLDSLTGTNCLLSPLRKMDFALWDSDAKVLTLAEHIIAAMPERIKNEADEMMVLGSPLTEPLTSESSALTDSFMDPLLDSLPNTHFDSDFSFDFHDHSYRYHDVSTPCSSLSPASSGPLQSPASYSILGTDPSVSSPSPPPSTKQLTEFLHASSISQYPFEADFSKLTLTDTEQRELYEAAKCIQKAYRSYKGRQKLEEQNKERSAATVIQNYYRRYKQYAYYRQMTNAALVIQHGYRSYRRNKRFKKSGLGLGSSSDHGSVSSNSQCLSSFYDHYKQDQQQLHEMGSQPSTPKETSPSGPLKRTYSQSTQNQAARKIQQFMRQSRINIWDGNLTTLTTERTSRKREAGAPTQGGIPSKLAVSRAAGNVGVPRK